A region of Pseudorasbora parva isolate DD20220531a chromosome 14, ASM2467924v1, whole genome shotgun sequence DNA encodes the following proteins:
- the LOC137040754 gene encoding uncharacterized protein: MAAVPTASDPSGAAGVSSGADSGVSVAEVSSSENSTTDPSDRTWQKEGPQAEKRRRVKEEVGSPTPDFDAFLQAFPVGITGQPPNKTQRANAGFPADRVFYDKWRALQYSKREQHLLSKCSRLAPTAVTVAKVIEAEGWTANHPCPEDVIAKWRPLSRAQAQSDPNIIRGVTKQKWSGLAVKDFGEQKVVVATKAFGKGSILCDFHGKVITGAEGREMAEMQDELGNLFFFKHGSEEVCIDAETFPCECHPSLETTGRWITHSRKNYNVQPLHCILKLQGGDRHVLLFQATKDIVKDEKIRFDHSIKKRSYCGKKVELEWLDV, translated from the exons ATGGCTGCCGTTCCCACAGCCAGTGACCCTTCTGGGGCGGCCGGTGTCAGCTCTGGGGCGGACAGTGGCGTCTCTGTGGCAGAGGTTAGCAGCTCTGAAAACAGCACCACTGATCCAAGTGACCGGACATGGCAAAA AGAAGGCCCCCAGGCAGAGAAGAGAAGGCGAGTGAAAGAGGAGGTTGGCAGCCCAACACCAGACTTTGACGCTTTCCTACAGGCCTTCCCTGTAGGAATCACTGGCCAGCCACCCAACAAAACCCAAAGAGCAAACGCTGGGTTCCCTGCCGACCGAGTGTTTTATGACAAGTGGAGAGCGCTGCAGTACAGCAAGCGGGAGCAACATCTTTTGT CAAAATGCTCAAGACTTGCCCCGACTGCAGTGACGGTGGCTAAAGTCATAGAGGCAGAGGGGTGGACGGCCAATCATCCCTGCCCAGAGGACGTCATTGCAAAGTGGAGGCCGCTCAGCAGAGCACAGGCACAGAGTGACCCAAACATCATCAGGGGGGTGACCAAGCAGAAATGGTCGGGTCTGGCTGTGAAGGACTTTGGGGAGCAGAAAG TTGTTGTTGCAACCAAGGCCTTTGGGAAGGGCTCCATCCTGTGTGATTTCCATGGGAAAGTGATCACAGGTGCTGAGGGCAGGGAGATGGCAGAGATGCAGGACGAGCTGGGCAACCTGTTTTTCTTCAAACATGGCAGTGAGGAAGTCTGCATCGATGCGGAGACCTTCCCCTGCGAGTGCCACCCGTCTCTGGAAACCACAGGGAGATGGATTACACACTCCAGGAAGAACTACAACGTGCAGCCACTCCACTGCATACTGAAGCTTCAGGGAGGAGACAGGCACGTCCTGCTCTTTCAGGCCACCAAGGACATTGTGAAAGATGAGAAGATCCGCTTTGACCACAGCATCAAGAAGAGGTCCTATTGTGGGAAGAAAGTGGAGCTGGAGTGGCTGGACGtctga